The DNA segment atatatatatatatatatataaaacacatgaatacaatacaatattgtGATATAACTGTGAATAAAGTGCAAATGTATGCAATACTATATTCATATCATTTCTGAGATAaagttgtattaaaaaatatgacTGAATATTAATATGACTGAAAGGCTAATAGGATTGATAGTTTAACTATACTGCAAATACTAGCTAACTGGTTATTTGACAGAATATCTGAATATAGCATGTTAACTGGAATCAGTACTTTTAAGAATAAATTGTTGAGTGTATCTGCGAGATTAAATAGAGACTCAAAAACACAAATCGTTCCAAAGACACACCAACAGTATAGGGAAAGTCAACAGACCCTTCTGTAATAAGAATGCAATTCCAGCAGtattttctctatctctctgtctttccctctctatctcttagGCATGCCCAATTCTACAGGACTGCTGAGCAGGAGGGCGGTGGTTTCAGGAGTGGATGCCCCACCTGTGGCTCTGCTAAAGCGAGCTGGGGCAATTCCACTTGGTGTGACCAATTGCAGTGAGCTGGCCATGTGGCTGGAGTCTCACAACCACCTTTATGGCATTACCAGAAACCCTTATGACCTCAAGAGGATAGCAGGGGGCAGCTCAGGTTAGGATatatgtagtatatatataagtattcaTCTAAACCTGttccatccacacacacccctttaaaactcaaaccatttttttctttataatcaTTAGATGACATTTTCTGCTTGAACCTTAGAATAGTTTTGGCAAAATTGGTTCTTTGGCTTCATGTAGACTACAGAATTATCAAATACAAATCTATTTTCTCACTCactacctctctctctatctctctctctctatcttttttcAGGGGGAGAGGGAAGTATAATAGGTAGTGGTGCTTCTGTGATTGGAGTGGGATCAGACGTTGGTGGAAGCATTCGCATACCTTGCTTTTTTAACGGCATCTTTGGACATAAGCCAACAGCAGGTAAGAATTGATGTGTGTAAGATAAATGCCACATGATAAATGCCACTTAGTTCCTTAGtcttgtgtagactgtaatgaGGTTTAATATCATTTTGCTTTTGTCTGCAGGTATAGTAAATAATGGAGGTCAGTATCCTCCAGCATCTGGACAGCAGCCAGGCTTCCTCTGTACAGGCCCCATGTGCCGCTACGCTGAGGATCTTTTGCCCATGCTGAGGATTATGGCAGGACCCAATGCAGAAAAGTAAGTCCAACCAATGAAACTGAGGATGGAAGCTAGAGTTTTGAAGGTTGCAATCAAATCTCAGGACTGTATAAATGCTTAGATTGAATCCACTTATTTTTTAGCCAAACTAGTAAATGTGTTCAGCTTAGGCAGCTTACGCAGTAACATATCTTAGATTTAATAATACCACCTTCTTAGTAGTACATTTAAGCAATTTGCAAGAtgctttatccagagtgacttacactTGTATCTTTATACATGTTGAGGGCTAAggatcttgctcaagggcccagcagtggtagttttgtggtgctgggatttaaactcacaactttTGTTCAGTAGTCTAATGACTTATCCACTGGCTCTTTATAATAGTCTCTACTATATGAGCTGCACTATGATCAGAAATACAAACTCAGAAAACTATTAAAAACCTATGAAACCCATAAATCTGCTCTACCTTCCCACAGATTATCCCTCTCTACTAATGTGGATCTAAAGAAACTCCGGTTCTTCTCTGTTCCTCATGATGGAGGGTCACCTCTTCTCTCTCCTGTAGATCCACAACTGATTCAGGCAcagaagaaggtgtgtgtgtgtgtgtcttcatttTTAATAGCTacacaaaaacattacaaactTCCTAAGTGTAATGcgtttgtgtgtttcaggtggttGAACAGTTAGAGGCTGATTTAGGGGTCCGAGTTCAAGAATTGCGCATTCCTCAGTTCAAATATTCCTTTCAGATCTGGGGAGCCATGATGTCTTCACCTGGCAAGGATGGAAAGGTTTGATTGTGTTGTTTGTAAAGTCCATAAAAGcgagaaaaaagaaacacaacttcaataaaaaaaaaagtcatttctttCCAGATATAtgaaaacagcagaactgaCTGTGTTAAAGGGTATTTCCTCTAAGTTGTCTTTCCTACATaacatttaaactttttttgcatgtttaagAGACAGGAGCATTCAcgagaaataaaatagaatatgaaTACCCATTAGTCCATTAAGCtaattgaaaatgaaatgtaaagtgttatcgaCTGTATTCTACCTATTGTCGTATCTTACAAGACATTACAATGCTAAAGTGGCACTTGTTAGTAAACTTAAAACCAAGAGATCAAGTGAATATGATTATCATCTTCAGGAACAGGCTTCGTTATCCAATCACGTGGGTTTGGTTAATGTTTAAATCAAATATTAGAATGTTTAATATTCTAATATTAGACAGAGAATTAGATAAAGTATATTCATTGTGACTTTGATCATGGTGTGGTTGTCGGTACCAGATAGGCTGGCTGGGAATTTCACATTCAGCAATCTCTAgactttacacagaatggtgtaaaaACATCCTGTAAATGGAGGATCTGCAagctgaaacaccttgttgatcaAAGGAGAATGACCAGCCTGGTCTGCACTTGCAGGAAGTCTACAGAACTTAAATGAGCACTCTACAACtgcggtgagcagaaaagcattacaCCATGCACACCACATCAAACCTTGAACTGCCCACTTTGGGTAAGTCTGTgtccatgatagcctcagactCTTGTTCTTGGCTGGCAGGACTGAAACCTGATGTTCTTCTGCTCATCAGATGCAATTCtcctcaccatggttgtaaagagaaaacacacagaatatagtttggtggtggtgatgagggtTTAAATGGTCAACCAAGATGTTTCTGTCAATCAGTATTAAGACTTCCAAACCTTTATATTAATCTTTAAGCTTTATATTTGGATTGATATGTGCTAACTGAGGACTGTTAACTGTTAACTGctaactgtttttatttcagcccCCTACTACTTTTGCTGAGCTGATGGGTGGAGGagagaagaaggtgtggcctgtgtgggAGTTTTTCAAATGGTTTCTAGGACTGTCCTCTCACACCATGGCTGCTATAGGTACATGCTTCTGTTATTGTGTCTATAAAAGAGAAGGACGGGGGATAGATATCACAACTGTAACCCAGGAGTTCATTTCAATCGCGCCCTGTCTCTGTTGCTCAGGTCTGGCTCTGGTGGAGATGTTTCAGAGCTCACAGCCATCTCAGTTCATTCTGCAGCAGAAAGAGAGTTTGCAAAAGGATCTGGAGGAACTTTTGGGTACTGATGGAGTGCTGTTGTATCCTTCACACCCTCAACTGGCACCGAAACACCACCAGCCTCTGTTCACCCCCTTCAACTTCTCTTACACAGGTCAGCCTTGATTCTTCTTTGACTTTCGGTAATGTTTGaatctctttctgtttccttgGCCTTTTTTGGTTTGAGTTCCCCCTGAATAATCATATCTAAAGTTTCAACAAGGTCCACCATGTCTTGGATATGCATTATAAAAAGTATACTCATACAATTTTCTGAGATGGCCCCAAAATTGAAGACCACCTTGTCATGAGCCTAGTCTCTGGTGTTGCCATTTACCAAAcaatactttattattatttattatatctagaGGAACTAACCTAATAATCATGTCACACACAATGATATGAAAATGCCCAATAAACCCAGCAAGCATGGGTAGCCTCACAAAGTAGCTTGAGCAAATCTGGTAACCTGGGTAGTCATGGAATCCATTCAGTGGACACTAGAGACACTTTTGAGACTCATAAAAAGTTCTAAACAGATATCCATCATGGGTGCTAGCTTTATTTCTAACTATTGAAGAATTCAATCAAAATGCTTCCTGCTCTTGTTGACTCAACCACTCGAGCCTCAAGGGGGTAATAAAGCACCTGTGCAGCATTAAGATGGTGTTTCTCATAAGAAACAGTGAAGAGAAACCAATGAGAGTCTGTTAAAAATGTACTGCAACACAGCCATGTCTACCAATGTTGCCTTCTTCTCTTATAggttttatatattcatttgtCATGTTGTATTAGAGAGCCAAAGGATTTGCATGTAATCATAAAGACATATTATTACTCGCTTTTCTTGTCATGCTTTTCTACAAATGTCTTTCTGGGTGCAGGAATCTTTAATATCCTCGGGCTGCCAGTGACCCAGTGTCCTTTAGGGCTTAGTGTGGAGGGTTTGCCTCTTGGACTGCAGCTTGTGGCAGGAAAGCTACAGGATCATCTCTCTTTGGCCACTGCTCTGTACCTGGAGAAAGCTTTAGGAGGATGGAGGGAGCCGGGTCACACTGAGCGCACACCGAACAGCACCTCGAATGATCTCAGTAATGCTACATAACTACTAAACTGTCCATGCATTAATTAGTTACTTTATCTTCTTAAAGCTTACAGTTTCCACATAATAATGTGGCTTACGGAATATTAAGAATATTaagagaggaaagaagataGGAAGGAAGGctgaaaaatagaaagaagaaaggaaataatgtaatgtaataataataagatataCCACAGAGATGAATGTGTAAtgttgtaatttaatttaatatatagcaattaaattacaattaaaatattgagacattaaatataaatagaaagaaagaaagaaaaagaaagaaagaaagaaagaaagaaagaaagaaagaaagaaagaaagaaagaaaaggatatGTATTATTAAAACAAGCCACAAAGATCAATGTCATTTTGCTGTGATGAAGGAAAAGGCAGAAAGACTGAAGGAAAGGAAAGTaaatggaaaggaaaggaaaggaaaggaaagggtaaataaaaagaaagaaagaaagaaagaaagaaagaaagaaagaaagaaagaaagaaagaaaaggatatGTATTATTAAAACAAGCCACAAAGATCAATGTCTTTTTGCTGTgatgaaagaaaagacagaaagactgaaggaaaggaaaataaatggaatggaaaggaaaggaaaggaaatggggaataaaaaaagaaagtaaggaAGGGAgggacgaaagaaagaaagaaagaaagaaagaaagaaagaaagaaagaaagaaagaaagaaagaaagaaagaaagaaagaaagaaagaaaaccctgcaaggaggaagaaaggaaataTGTGATAATATTAAAGTACACCACAGAGATTAATATGTAATTTTGTAATTTAAATCCTTTTTAAATTACTATTACACTATAgagataatatatataaatacaaaggAAATGTATTCTCATTAAGACATgtcacagagagaaagaaagaaatgtgtaCTACATGCTACATAAATGAATGTGTCATTTTATTGtgactttttttaaacagcagaaTAGTATTGCAGATTCCTGTGAACACGTTTATTAAAGAAACAAGGAGTAAGAATGAAAAGTAAATGTCATATTTATGCATATTAAAACGTTTccataaaataaacagctttcAGACTTTAACAGGATGGAGTATGGTTCATTTATTAAGAACTGGAGAGTGAAAACATCTTTAGAGGTGTCCGAGTTGATTTTTGTGtttacatatcacacacacacacacaaaagaaagagaaaacaagcTGAGTCATGGTCTAAGACCACTTGGAGTACTGAAATGGACCAGGTGTGGTTGAAAGGTTCAGGGTTCACAgttgtttatttgtcacatacgttTTTCTTAGTTAATTGTCTCACATTGCAACAAAGAACAACAgagaaaaatagaataaatgtgatagatataataataaaataaacaaatggtaAAAATACAAGCTCTTGACTCtggaaatgtaatgaaatgtatacagtttattttgtgacaaatgtttttgtattgcagattgtgtgtgtgtggtaaatctgaaaataaaaacctcTTAGTCCCTGATCTAGTAAATTATCATGATGGTGCTACTCTTTCTTCAGAGAGAGAACTATAATTCATGCTGTATATccaataatgtatttataaaaaacATGCAATCAAGACAGAACAGCCTTGTGTAACTTGTGTACTTCTTAACTTTTTTGTCTACTTCTCAACTTCACGTGTTGGAGGGGGAGCAACTGTGACACGTGAGTGGCGGCGCGAGACGTAACACcttgttttcctcaaaaaaaataTGGGCGGGGTCTTTGTGAAGCCTTTTGCCGCGTTCGCCGACTAGTTTAGAAAAATCAAGGCAAAGCGGAGCGCGTGCACGCGAGTGATCAATTGcgcagtgtgaatgaccaaaaactcgGTCTGACCGAGTCGCCGACTcccgtgaaatatttggcatgctgaatatctggacctgtcggcgactcaaagtcgtgcagtgtgaaaggagctctgactgaTGCATACCTCgtcgatgacctacagccaatgagagagcgagatacagggcagcggtcagttcggggaggagttatagaccacaatatcagcaagtaAGGCTTCGGTTGGAgtacaatattatagtttataggtttttatcagacgAAAATGTCTCAAATATAGTTataacagaataaataagctttacaattacatcaaacagaattaaacagaaatatttcctTGACCAAccgcagcagcacattgcaaatttattcatttgttcaaatTATGCAGTCCTTGTTCTCAGGCACTGACCATTTGGCTCGCGAACTTTTTTACAGTCTCGCGCGAGACCTCTGACAGCACGTGTGATCTTGCGTTATTTCCCTCTTATTATTTCTCGCGTACATTCGGTGGTGAAACGCAATAGGCTCACGCGCTTCAGTTTCCAAGGTTAAAGTTCACATAGATAAAGCTCATTGTCTTtcgtgataaaaaaaaaacactgtaggCCAGACGAAATTAACTTgctattactgttattattaagtgttattatagtcttGGAGAATGAAAGGACATGTGAGAGAAGCGCTCGCGGATGAGCGGCTCATTGTGCGCCAGTTCCGGTTCGAGGACAACGCTGATGTGCAGCGGATATTCCGCGAGGGCATGCTGGAGATGATCCCGGACACGGCGTTCCGCGCGCTCAGACACCATCCTGAAAGTCTGCTCCTCTACTTGTTCATGCTGAGTGAGTGTCCATGACCATCATGCACCACCTAGTGATATCTCTATTAAGAATAATCAGGGGTATTCATTTATTAGTCTTTAAAACACTGCTTCAGACCCAGGCAATACACCATGGATGTAACATGCACTAGTCCCTCACAGTCACTCCTATACTCACATTTTTGGTAACTCCAGAGGACCCAGAGTCATTCTCTGATAcacaccagtccatcaccatgcacatacacacaaacacctacagGCAATGTATCTAGGCCAGTCAATCTACTGGTGTGGTATTTGGGAGGTGGGAAGAGACTGGAAAAACCCACATGTACACAGGGAGAATATGTAGATCAAGGGTGTCCAattttatccacaaagggctggtgtaggtgcaggttttcataccaaagtcaagcagaagccacacctgagtgtattgaaagccaagatcaattgatcaaacaggtggaatcaggtgtggcccCTGCTTGATTTTGGTGTGAAaatctgcacccacaccagccctttgtggataagattggacaccccctGAAGTAGAGGAAAGCTATACAGACAATAACCCAAGATCAGGGACAAGATGGCTGGGACAGGAGTCTCCAGTTCACGGACCAGCATGCTTTGGTGAGGAAATCAGATAGAGCCTGGAGCAAACCCATGCATACACCAAAAGCCCATACAAAGAATCTTCAcaaacagtaacctgagctcaagaTCAAACCCTTGATCAGTATGGAAAATGCAACACTATACCCTGAGcttattgtgtgtaatgtttgtttTATACATTCCCTTTCATGTACCAATTCTGGAGGATGCGATATAGTGGTCATATGCAACAATAAAGCTTCTGTTAAaagttttatacattttaaagtgTGCCGATCATTCTGGAACTGACTGTATACTGTTATGTATACTATACTCCATCACCAAGTCTTGCAaacatatttatacatatttatgcTTTCCAGTCCTGTCTTTCTTGCTGACTGAGTCTTTGATCTTTACCTGCTGTGTCCCTCTGCTGGTGCTGTTGGCACGCTACCACTACAGTCGGCAAGTGATCCTCAGGTGTCTGGAGCgtacacaaaacacagacatgagTGACATTGAAAAGTACTACCTGAAATCACCAGGCAAGTTTGCACAAAATGCAAAAAGCCCAATGTTTACCTTTTTATACAGTGGAATTAACCCCTACAGTTGGATTAACCCCTTCATTTATCAAGCCAGAatacaaattaatttatttattaaaaaatctgtAGGAGTATTTGCACTTGAAATTGTGTATTTATGAAAATCTAGTTagaaaaatgtttgtatcttgtgAGAGCTCCTGAGCTCCCTAATGTGAACTTTGAGTAATAGGTTTCGCACCTACTTCCTGCACAAAATCAGATACAAAcattaaacagatacaaattATGGTGTTACATTATACCTCAATATGCATGTATACTAtgtgtacatacagtatatagtgtgtgtaagtgtatgcatgtgtatatttatatgtgaAGGGACCACATTTATCATCACTGGATACTGTGTTCTTCAGAATCATTGCTTTACTTTCTCATTTTCATCTACACATCAGGGTCAGGTTTCTGGGTAGCAGTGCTGGAAGGCCGTGTAGTTGGTATAGTGGCAGTGAAGCCACATGGGACTGACTCTCTGGAGCTGCTCCGCATGTCTGTGGACCACCACTGTCGGAAGGGTGGAGTTGGTTCAACTCTGGGTCGCACAGTGCTGGAGTTTGCACGCCAATTTGCACACACTGCCTTGTCCACTTCATCATTTTCAGTCATTCTGGGCACCACAGCTTACACCCCAGCTGCCCACCGCCTGTACTGGTCACTTGGTTTCTGCCATGTTGGCACCACGGAGGGCTACACTATACCTGGTGATGATGGCCCCATTTGGCAGTGGCTATTTTACAGAGTGCGTCATCACCATTACAGacttgaaataaaatgaatgtagTTCGATTGGAATTAAGTGTGTGGAAAAATTCTTGTACTTATATGCATTCTCTACTGATTAATTGTATCAGTTACAGATCTTGCAGATTACTTCATATTTAATCAATGTATTATTAGATCACAGTATGATTTAAGAAACAGCTGCAATAAATATGATTCTGCAACAAAAATGGCAGCCAGACTTGGAGTTTAAATGAAGATGATTTAAATGACAGACTTAATACATCTCATATTACATCATGTATACATTAACTTGGACACAATGGATAATGGATTCTACACTACGgatcagaagattctaggttcAACTCCTTTCTGGCTTGGCCACCTTTGGGCACAGTGGTAGCtctagtggttaaggctctgggttgttaatcagggttcaagccccagcactgccaagctgccaatgttgggcctttgagcaaggcccccaacccccatgcttcagggggcgctgcgtcatggctgaccctgcacctgaccccaaccctccaagaatgggatatgtgaagaaagaattccactgtttagtaatgtatatgtaacgaATAAAGGCTACTTACCTTCTATAATCATGTGCAAGGTTACCAGTAACATCTGCTGTGCAGTGCTGTACAGTTTTCCTGAAGCT comes from the Hemibagrus wyckioides isolate EC202008001 linkage group LG03, SWU_Hwy_1.0, whole genome shotgun sequence genome and includes:
- the faah2a gene encoding fatty-acid amide hydrolase 2-A, which encodes MASTRLERFWGRLLRLVVKTFLALFRLFAPQHRGSAEGHRLPPITEPLLRVSAVQLARNIRRKQVTSVQVVQAYIDRIQEVNPLINALVKDRFGAALQEAAQVDKLIEEETGGEDVLEDRLPLLGVPFTVKEAFALQGMPNSTGLLSRRAVVSGVDAPPVALLKRAGAIPLGVTNCSELAMWLESHNHLYGITRNPYDLKRIAGGSSGGEGSIIGSGASVIGVGSDVGGSIRIPCFFNGIFGHKPTAGIVNNGGQYPPASGQQPGFLCTGPMCRYAEDLLPMLRIMAGPNAEKLSLSTNVDLKKLRFFSVPHDGGSPLLSPVDPQLIQAQKKVVEQLEADLGVRVQELRIPQFKYSFQIWGAMMSSPGKDGKPPTTFAELMGGGEKKVWPVWEFFKWFLGLSSHTMAAIGLALVEMFQSSQPSQFILQQKESLQKDLEELLGTDGVLLYPSHPQLAPKHHQPLFTPFNFSYTGIFNILGLPVTQCPLGLSVEGLPLGLQLVAGKLQDHLSLATALYLEKALGGWREPGHTERTPNSTSNDLSNAT
- the LOC131351229 gene encoding N-acetylaspartate synthetase-like is translated as MKGHVREALADERLIVRQFRFEDNADVQRIFREGMLEMIPDTAFRALRHHPESLLLYLFMLILSFLLTESLIFTCCVPLLVLLARYHYSRQVILRCLERTQNTDMSDIEKYYLKSPGSGFWVAVLEGRVVGIVAVKPHGTDSLELLRMSVDHHCRKGGVGSTLGRTVLEFARQFAHTALSTSSFSVILGTTAYTPAAHRLYWSLGFCHVGTTEGYTIPGDDGPIWQWLFYRVRHHHYRLEIK